One part of the Pseudomonadota bacterium genome encodes these proteins:
- a CDS encoding ABC transporter permease yields the protein MNIHGIRAIYRFEMARTFRTVTQSIASPVLSTSLYFVVFGAAIGSRMGDVEGISYGAFIVPGLVMLSLLNESISNASFGIYMPKWAGTIYELLSAPVSFVEVVIGYVGAAATKSVMLGALILITARVFVPYEIAHPIWMVCFLLLTAVTFSMFGFIIGLWADDFQKLQLIPLMVIMPLTFLGGAFYSIKMLPPPWQTVTLFNPVVYLISGFRWSFYGTADVNVGISAAAILGFLALCLVAVWWIFRTGWKLKA from the coding sequence ATGAACATCCACGGCATACGCGCGATCTATCGCTTCGAAATGGCCCGCACCTTCCGCACTGTCACGCAGTCGATCGCGTCGCCGGTGCTCTCGACCTCGCTCTACTTCGTGGTGTTCGGCGCTGCCATCGGCTCGCGCATGGGCGACGTGGAGGGCATCAGCTACGGCGCGTTCATCGTCCCGGGGCTGGTGATGCTGTCGCTGCTCAACGAGAGCATCTCGAACGCCTCGTTCGGTATCTATATGCCCAAGTGGGCCGGCACCATCTACGAGCTCCTGTCAGCGCCGGTGTCGTTCGTCGAGGTGGTGATCGGCTACGTGGGAGCCGCAGCCACCAAGTCGGTCATGTTGGGAGCGCTGATTCTGATCACGGCGCGCGTGTTCGTGCCTTATGAGATCGCCCATCCGATCTGGATGGTGTGTTTCCTGCTGCTCACTGCCGTGACCTTCAGCATGTTTGGCTTCATCATTGGGTTGTGGGCGGACGATTTCCAGAAGCTACAGCTGATCCCCCTGATGGTGATCATGCCCCTGACGTTCCTCGGGGGCGCGTTCTACTCGATCAAGATGCTACCGCCGCCGTGGCAGACGGTCACCCTGTTCAATCCGGTCGTGTACCTGATCAGCGGCTTTCGCTGGAGCTTCTACGGCACTGCGGACGTCAACGTCGGGATCAGCGCCGCCGCGATACTGGGCTTTCTGGCCCTGTGCCTGGTCGCGGTTTGGTGGATCTTCCGAACCGGATGGAAACTCAAGGCTTGA
- a CDS encoding ABC transporter ATP-binding protein: MPPIISVTNLHKTYASGFEALKNINLEIQRGEIFALLGPNGAGKTTLISIVCGIVTPSGGSVTAGGHDVVSDYRAARAKIGLVPQELSTDAFESVWATVRFSRGLFGKPPDPAHLESVLRALSLWDKKDSKIMTLSGGMKRRVLIAKALAHEPQILFLDEPTAGVDVELRHDMWRMVRRLREQGVTIILTTHYIEEAEQMADRIGVILQGRLILVEDKATLMRKLGKKQLSLSLQVPLERIPEELAGLPLELCNQGNTLVYTFDVQSEQTGIATLLRRLAEHGIDFKDLHSRESSLEDIFVHLVRANTAESSQAVQVSE, translated from the coding sequence GTGCCTCCTATCATCAGCGTCACCAACCTCCACAAGACCTACGCGTCCGGCTTCGAAGCACTGAAGAACATCAACCTGGAGATCCAGCGCGGGGAGATCTTTGCGCTGCTTGGTCCGAACGGCGCGGGCAAGACGACGCTGATCAGCATCGTCTGCGGCATCGTCACGCCGAGCGGCGGGAGCGTAACGGCCGGCGGACACGACGTGGTGTCCGACTACCGTGCGGCACGCGCGAAGATAGGCCTGGTGCCTCAGGAGCTGTCGACCGATGCGTTCGAGAGCGTATGGGCCACCGTGCGTTTCAGCCGTGGATTGTTTGGCAAGCCACCGGACCCGGCGCACCTGGAAAGCGTGCTGCGCGCACTGTCGCTCTGGGACAAGAAGGACAGCAAGATCATGACGCTCTCGGGTGGGATGAAGCGCCGGGTGCTGATCGCCAAGGCGCTGGCCCACGAGCCGCAAATTCTGTTTCTGGACGAACCGACAGCGGGCGTCGACGTCGAGCTGCGCCACGACATGTGGCGGATGGTCCGTCGGCTGCGCGAGCAAGGAGTCACGATCATCCTGACAACGCACTACATCGAAGAGGCCGAGCAGATGGCCGACCGGATCGGCGTGATTCTCCAGGGCAGGCTCATCCTGGTCGAGGACAAAGCCACCTTGATGCGCAAGCTAGGCAAAAAGCAGCTCTCCCTGAGCCTGCAGGTGCCGCTCGAGCGCATCCCCGAAGAGCTGGCCGGCCTGCCTCTGGAGCTCTGCAACCAGGGCAACACGCTGGTCTACACCTTCGACGTGCAGTCCGAGCAGACCGGCATTGCCACGCTGCTGCGACGGCTGGCCGAGCACGGCATCGACTTCAAGGACCTGCATTCGCGTGAAAGCTCGTTGGAGGACATCTTCGTTCACCTGGTGCGTGCCAACACGGCGGAGTCCTCGCAAGCGGTGCAGGTGAGCGAATGA